The nucleotide window ACGGCTATCTTCCCGCCCCGATCACGCTCGCCGCCGCGATCGCCGGCCGGACGAAGAGCATCCGGATCAACATCGCCGCCGTGCTCGTCCCGCTCCACGACCCGGTGCGCCTGGCCGAGCAGCTCGCCGTCCTCGACCTGGGCAGCGGGAGCCGCGTCGGCCTGATCGCCGGGCTCGGCTACCGGCACGAGGAGTTCGCCATGGCGGGCGTCGATCGCGCCGAGCGCGGACGGCTCCTCGAGGAATACGTGGCAGTGCTGCGGCAGGCCTGGACGGGCGAGCCCTTCACGTGGCGCGGGCGGACGATCCGCGTGACGCCGAAGCCGGCCTCGCCCCCGATGATCCTGATCGGCGGCTCGACGGAGAAGGCGGCGCGGCGCGCGGCGCGCCTCGGCTGCGGCTTCTTCCCCGCGATCGGCGACCCGCACCTGGCCGAGGTCTACCAGGCGGAGTGCCGGCGCCTCCGCTTCGACGGCGGCTTCGTCCACCTCCCGAGCGGGCCGGGCTTCGTCCACGTGAGCGACGACCCCGAGCGCGACTGGGGGCGCATCGCGCCGCACGCGCTCTACGACGCGCAGACCTACGCGTCGTGGCAGACGCCCGGCCAGCGCTCGTCGGTGCACGTGGAGGCGAAGAGCGCCGACGAGCTCCGGCGAAGCGGCGTCTACCGCGTGGTGACGCCCGAGGAGTGCGTGGCGCTCGCGCGGGAGACAGGGCAGGTGCTCCTCCACCCGCTCATGGGCGGGCTCCCGCCCGCGCTCGCCTGGGAAGGGCTCGAGCGCTTCGCGGCGAAGGTGCTGCCGCGCCTGCGCGGCGTCTGAACGGGGCCGGCACCTACGGGGCGAACGCCGGCACAGATTCTCAGGCCTTCGCCGCGTTCACGACCTGCAGCTCGCAGAACTCCTCGATCCCCCACCGGCCGTTCTCGCGGCCGAGCCCGCTCCACTTGACGCCGCCGAAGGGGACCCTCGCGCTCATGCTCATGTGCTGGTTGACCCAGGCGGTGCCGCATTCGAGGCGCGCGGCGATCTCCTCGCCGCGCGCGACGTCGGCGCTCCACACCGAGCCGCCGAGCCCGTAGTGCGTGTGGTTCGCCTGTGCGAGCGCGTCGTCGAGGTCGCGCCAGGGGATGACGGGGAGCGCCGTGCCGAACTGCTCCTCGTCGACCAGGCGCACGCCCTCGCCGACGTCGGTCACGATGGTCGGCGGGTAGAAGTAGCCGGGCCTGGGGAGCGGCGCGCCGCCTACCACCACCGTGCCGCCGGCCCGGCGGGCGTCCTCGACCAGCTCCTGCACGCGGTTGAACTGCGGCCGGTTGTTGATCGGGCCGAGCTGCGTGTCGGGCTCGAGCCCGTCGCCCATCTTCACCTGCGTCGCCAGCTCGGCGAGCGCGCCCAGCAGCGGCCGGTAGACGTCCTCGTGCACGTAGAGGCGCTTGATCGCGACGCACACCTGGCCCGAGTTGGTGAAGGCGCCCCAGAAGAGCTTGGGCGCCACCCGGGCCGGATCGACGTCGGGGAGGACGATCGCCGGGTCGTTGCCGCCCAGCTCGAGCGTCACGCGCTTCAGGTCGTCCGCCGCCGCCCGCATGATCTTCTTCCCGGTCGGCACGCTGCCCGTGAACGAGATCTTCCTGACCGCCGGATGCGCGGTCATCCAGGCGCCGACTTCGTCGCTGCCGCCGAGCACGTTGACGACGCCCTTCGGGACCGCGGCGCGGAGGGCCGCGCCCAGCGCGAGCGAGGAGAGCGGCGTGAAGGGCGAGGGCTTGGCGACCACCGTGTTACCCGTGAGCAGCGCCGGGCCGAGCTTCATCACCAGCGTCGCCACCGGGTAGTTCCAGGGCGTGATGGCGGCCACCGGGCCGAGGGGCTTCCGGACCAGCGTGACCCGCGCTTTCTCGTCCTCGCGCAGCACGTCGCGCGGGATGGGCTCGTCGGCGTAGAGGCGGAGGATCTGCGCCGCCCCTTTCACCTCACCCACGGCCTGCGCGAGCGGCTTCCCCTGCTCCATGCAGACCAGGCGGCCGAGCTGCTCGGCCTCGGCGCCGAGCGCCTCGCTCATGTGGACGAGCGTGCGGCGCCGGAGCGCCTCGTCGCGCGACCAGTCGCCCGCGAAGGCGCGCGCGGCCGCGGCCATGGCGCGCTCCAGGTCCTCGCGAGTGGCGTCGGGGCAGCGCGCGAAGGGCGCCCCCGTCGCCGGGTTCATGACGTCGAAGTGCTGGCGGCCGGCGACGAGCTCGCCGTCGATCAGATGCGAGAAGGTCGTCTCCATGGGCGGCGACACTATGCCCGGCTCCGCGCCGCCGCAAGACGTCGCGGCGGCCCGGGCGCTCCGGGGGGCGCCGGCCCCGGCCGGTTCACTGCGTGTCGCGGACGAGCGTCAGCCCCGCCAGCACCCCCACGTAGGCCGTGCCGTCGGGGCCAAGCGACACGGGCGCGAAGTTGTTGTTGTAGCCGAGGCCGGTGCCGACGAGCCGCTTCCAGATGGTCGCGCCGGTCTCGAAGCTGATCGCGGTCAGGTACCAGGCGTCGGTGGTCCCGGGCCCCGGATCCTTCGTGTAGGCGTACATGAGGCCGTCGGCGAGGGACATCTTGGAGACGGTCGACGGCACACGCTCGGAACTGGTCCAGCGCGGGAGGCAGCTTCCGGTCGGACGCACGTCGATGCGCGTGATGCCGGGCTCGGTGGTGGCGCCGTCCATCACCGACAGGGGACCGGTGTAGCCATAGTTGTTCTCGACGAGGAGCGAGGCGCCGGTGCCGATGAGGGAGTTCTCGGTGGCGCTCGTGCCGGGCGCGAAGACCGGCACCGCGCAGAGGAGCCGCGGGCCAGGGACGCTCGGCGCGCGCCGGTAGACGAGCACGTGCATCTGCGGGTCGGCGTTGTCGGTGATGGCGACCCAGCCCGTGCCCATGAGCGTCGGCGTCGTCCCCGAGCCGAAGTTCACCTGCCCGGGCTTGAGCCGGGTGCCACGGTCGTACGCCTCCCGCCAGGTGACCTCGGGCTCGCCCATCGGGCCCGCGTCGAAACGATACATGGCGTGGTCGGAGACGATGAACACGCCGCCCGTTTCGTCGACCGCGAACGAATTGCCGATCGCCTCGCCGGCGAGGCGCATGGTCTCGACGGCGCCGCTCGCCGGGTCAACGGTGCCGACCAGCGCGTTCACTGTGACGAACCAGAGGAGTCCGCTCCAGTCGGGCAGGCACGAGATGATGCCTTCGCTCGGCTCCACGATGGTGGACAGGTCGTAGATGCGCACCAGCTCGAAGGCGGGCCCGGCCGCAGTCGTCGTCTCCCCCACCACCCATATCTGGTGGCTGTTGGTCGGCATGACGGCGCGGTCCTGGTTGTCGAGGTAGAAGTAGCCGCCGCCCGAAAAGTCGCTGAACACACCGCCGCCCCCGGCCGAGCGCGGCGGGAGCGGGAAGACGGCGAGCAGGTCGAGCGTCGCGGGGTCGAACATCGCGAGCCGCGGCCCCTCGATGCCGACGCAGATGGTGACGATCCGGCCGGCGGAGTCGAAGGTGAGGGACCCGCACTCGGCGTTCTGCTGCGTCGAGAGGACCTCGGGCCTCCGGCCGAGCGGCCCGCCGCCCACGTAGGTGTCGGTCTGGTAGGCGTCGTCGTGGACGTTGCTGCGGCCGTTGGGCGCCATGAACGGGTCCTGCGGGACGGCGGGTGCGGACACCCGGCGCGGTCTGGCGGCGCGGCCGACGAAGGTGGGCACGGGCGCGGCGAAGGGGTCGTTCGGGATGGGCGTGGCGCCGGCGGCGGCGGCGAGCGCGAGCGCGCCCGCGAATGCGAGAGGGCGCATCGCGAGGGTTATCCTGTGAGCGAGCGTGGTGTCCGTTCAATCCCTTGGAGGCGTGATATCGCGCGCAGGAATCGAGTACGTGCGCCGTCCGTGCTATGCGGGGTCGTGTTCCGCCTCGCGCGGCCCTCGGCGGTCGAGCTCCGGCGCTGGCTCGCCGCGCTGGAGTCGCTGCCGGCGCCCGGCCCACCGGAGCCGGGCGGCGTCGTGGACCGGAATCGCATCGTGCTGGGGCGGGGCGCCGAGGCCTTCCGCCGGGCGCGCGAGGCGCTCGGCCGCTGGGAGATGTTCCGCCTCGGCTGGGTCGAGGTCCATCCCCCGGGCGCGCCGATACTGGTCGGCACGACGGTCGTGGTGCTGGCGCACGCCTTCGCCCTCTGGTCGGCGAACCCCTGCCGCATCGTCGCGCTCGTCGAGGAGGGCGGGCCGATCGAGCGCGCCGGGTTCGTCTACCGCACGCTCCCCGGACACGCAGTCCAGGGCGAGGAGCGGTTCGCGGTCGCCTGGGACCACGGCGACGACGCGGTCGCGTACGAAGTGGTCGCACAGTCCCGGCCCGCGCACCCGCTCGTGCGCGCGGCCCTCCCGCTCGCGCGTCTCGTCCAGCGCCGCTTCGCGCGCGATTCGCAGCGCGCCATGGCGCGCGCCGTTCTCGAGCCGGCGGCAGCCCCATGAGCCCGAGTGGGTCGACGCCGGGGCGGCCCTTTCCTCGGACGCGCGACCGTCCTACGCTCGCTGCCGTGCGCTTCGGGACCTACCACGTCTTCCAGTGCCCGCCGGGGCAGGAAGCCGCGCGCGTGGTCGCCGGGGAGCTCGAGCGTGCCGAGTTCGCCGAGGCGCTCGGCTTCGACGAGGTCTGGGTGCCGGAGCAGCACTTCTCCCCGTACTGCCTCGCGGGCGACGCGCTCCTCCTCGCCGGGCACCTCGCCGCGCGCACGCGCCGCGTCCGCATCGGGACGGCGGTCGTCAACCTGACCTTCACCCATCCGCTGCGCTTCGCCGAGCGCGTGGCGCTCCTCGATCATGCGACCGGGGGCCGCGTCGACGTGGGCGTCGGGCGCGGCTACCAGTTCCCGCAGTACGGCGTCTTCGGCGTCCCGATCGACGAGACACGCGCCATCTTCGACGAGGCGCTCGACGTCGTGCTGCGCGCCTGGGCCGGCGAGGAGTTCACGTACACGGGCCGCTACTTCACGATCCCCAACGTTCGCATCTGGCCGGCGCCGCTGCGTCCGCCGGGCGAGGTGCTCCTCCACGCCGTGAACAGCCCCGAGAGCTTGGCGCGCGCCATCGCGCGCGGGCTCCCGGCGCTGATGGCGCGTCCGCTCAGCCCCTTCGCCGAGCAGGTGGAGGAGTTCGCCCGCTACCGCGCCGCGCTCGCCGCCGCGGGCGTCGACGCCGCGCCCGTGCTCGCGCGCGCGACCGTCCTCAAGTACGCTTTCCTCGCACCCACCCGCGCCGAGGCGCGCACGCTGGCGCGCGAGGCGCTCGAATGGGACCTCGCCATCCTCCAGCACCTGACCACACCCACCACCACGGAGATGCCGCGCGGCTACGAGCTCTACGAGCGGCGGGGCGGGCGATTGCCGGAGTACGCCTACGACGGCTGGCTCGAGCACGTGCTCCTCTTCGACGACCCGGACGGGTGCGCCGAGAAGATCGCGCGGCTGCGCGACGCCGGGATCGAGCGGCTGCTCCTGTGGATGGGACCGGGTGGCGTGCGCCACGACCTCCTCGTCCGCTCGATGCGGCTCTTCGCCGAGGCGGTGATGCCGCACTTTCGTTAGGGGATGCGCCGGCCGCTCTGACGCGCCGTGCTGAGTCCCCGCCGGCTGCGCGCTGGACCGTCGCGGGCCGGCAGCAACCCAACGCCGGCCTGACACTCTCCGTCTCCCGCACCGCGGCGCCCGAGCTTTGGGGCACCGCTCGGCTTTGACGCGCGGGCCTGTTAGCGGAACCCCCGCCTCACGCTCGGGGCGAGCAGCACCAGGATCATCAGGAGCGCGCCGGCGGGGACACCGGCCATGTTCGGCTTCAGAATCTCCCCACCCACGCCGTAGGGCCGGACCATCCAGAACGCCGTGCCCGTCACCGCGAAGCTCCCCGCCACCAGCGCCAGGTTCAGCACCAGCGCGAGACCCCAGCCCCACTCGCGGCGGGCGAGGAGCCCGACGATCGCGAGCGCCGCGCCGACGAACGGGACGAACGTGCATAGCACGTCGGAGCGAACCATCGACGCGTGCTCGTACAGGAACGCGAAGCGCGGGTCGTGATGGCGCAGCACGTACGAGACGCCTGCCGTGTCGCACACGAGCGCCAACCAGGCCACGCCGAGCCACACGGCGAACGCCGGGGTGATGCTGAGCTGAGAGCGTTTCATGGGCTCGGGCCTCCGTCAGCGCGAGGATCCGGGCTTCTCCTGGCACTTGCAAGCCGCCGCCGCACTCCCGACGGGCGCGGCCATCGGGGCCTGCGCCAGGCGGTACGACCGGGCCGCCGCTGGTTCATGAGAACCAAACTGGTGGATGTCCCCCATTCGCCACCACCACCGGCTCGTGCGCCTGCCATTGCGCAGCGACATCCGGGGCCCGGCGCGGAACTTGCTTCTCGCTGTGCGGCGGGACCATGAGAGACCCGGGTACTCCTGCAGGGACCGTGCGTGGCGAGCAGACGGTCACCTGGACGACCGAGAGCCTCGCCCGCCAGCGCGCCCTGCGCGCCGCGGTGCTGATCGACGCCATCCGCTGCCTGGTGGGCGCGGCCGGCACGCGGGGGGGGCGCGCGCAGCAGTCGGCGCTGCGCTGGATCCTGAGCCGCGACGACAGGGCGCCCTTCTCGTTCCACAACGTGTGCGAGGCGCTCGACCTCGACCCCGTGCGCCTGCGCCGCTCGCTCCTCGAGCCCGCCCTCGTACCGCGCATCGTGCTCGAGGGCGAAGGCCTCGGGGCGCCGTCGGGGCGACTGCCGCTGCGCCATCCGCGTCGTGATCGCGCGCACCACATCGTCCTCGTCGGGGGGCGTGCATCATGATCGCCGACCGCGAGACCTTCGCCGACCTGACGGTCCACCTGAAGCGCGCCTCGGACGCGCTCTTGAACACCGTGCGCTACATGACCCTCCTCGGGCACGTCGAAGGCGACGAGCGCTGCCCCGCGCCGCTCGACCAGCTCGTGACCATGGCGGTCGAGCTGGCCACCATGGAGCGCATCCTGCGCGCGCTCATGGACGCGAACGACGAGGAGATCGCGCGAAGGCTCCCCTCGTCTCGCTCCTGAACCCCTCCCGCCGGCGGAGACGGGGGCGGCCGCACCCGTTTCCGCCTCCTCCTCCTTCGCGGCCGTACGCCGGCGTCAGCGGTTGGGGGGTGTGATCGCGTACTTCTTCATGCGGTAGCGGAGGACCTCCCGGCTGACGCCGAGGCGGCGAGCGGCTTCGGAGACGTTCCAGCCGTTCGCCTCGAGCGCCTGGCGCATGAGCCGGCGCTCGACCTCCTCGAGGGTGCCGGGTCCGGGGGTGCCGGCGGGGATGGTATCCTGCGCGTGGGCGGGGAGATGGGACTCGAGGCCCAAGTGCCACGCCTCCAGGGTGTCGGCCTCGACCAGGAGCATGGCGCGCTCGATCACGTGCGCCAGCTCGCGCACGTTGCCGATCCAGGGGAAGCCCGCGAGCGCGGCGACCGCCTCCGGGCCGAGTCGCTTCGAGCGGCGGTCGTACTTGCGGGCGTAGAGGTTGATGAAGTGCTCGGCGAGCCAGTGGATGTCGTCCCCGCGCTCGCGCAGCGGCGGCAGGGTGAGGGTGAGGACCTTCAGGCGGTAGAGGAGGTCCAGGCGGAAGCGGCCCTGGTTTGCGAGCTGCTGGAGGTCGCGGTTGGTCGCCGCGATGATGCGCACGTCGGTGCGCACGTCGGCGAGGCCGCCCACGCGGCGGATCTTCTTCTCCTCGATGGTGCGGAGAAGCTTCCCCTGCGCCTCGTGGTCGAGCTCGCCGATCTCGTCCAGGAAGAGCGTCCCGCCCGCGGCCACCTCGACCAGGCCGCGCTTGGCCGCGCGGGCGTCGGTGAAGGCGCCGCGCTCGTAGCCGAACAGCTCCGCCTCGATCAGGTTCCGCGGCAGCGTGGTGCAGTCGAGGGCGATGAACGCCTCGCGCGCCAGCGTGCTGCGCGCGTGGAGGATGCGCGCGACGAGGTCCTTCCCCGTCCCCGTCTCGCCCTGGAGGAGCACGGTCGGCTGCTCGCCCGCCGCGAGCCCCTCGAAGCGCGCCGCTCGCTCGATGAACTCGTGCACCGGCCGCATGGCCGGGCTCTCGCCGAGGAGGACGAGCTCGTCCGGCCCGCCCATCTCGCGCCGCTGGAGGAACTCCAGGCGCTCGCGCGCCCGCACCTCGCCGAGGGCGCGCGACACGACCAGCTCGAGCTCCTCCAGATCCATCGGCTTCTGCACGTAGTCGAGCGCGCCCGCCTTCATCGCGCGCACGGCCGTCTCGACCGAGCCGTACGCGGTCATCATGATGACCGGGAGGGCGGGGTCGAGGGTCTTGATCTCGCGCAGCGTCTCGAGCCCGTCCACCTCGCCCAGGCGGAGGTCGAGGAGGACGAGGTGTGGGCGCGCGGTGCGCAGCGCCTCCACCGCCGCCGCGTGCGAGGTCGCCACCTCGCAGGCGTGGCCGCGCCCGCCCAGGAAGCGCCCGAGCGCGCGCGCGTGGATCTCCTCGTCGTCGACGATCAGGATGGTCGACACGCGCGGGTGCTCCCCTCGGCGACCGGCAGACTGATCTCGACCGCCGTTCCCGCGCCCTCGTTGCTGGTGACGGTGATGGCGCCGTCGTGCGCGGTGACGATCTTCTGGGCGAGCGCCAGCCCGAGCCCGGTGCCCGATTTCTTGCCGGTGGCGAAGAGCGTGAAGAGCTTCCCCAGCCGCTCCTGCGGGATGCCCTTGCCCTCGTCTTCGACGCGGATGCAGGCGAGGGGAGCATGGTCCGGGCGGCGGACGAGCGAGATGATCCGGATGGTGGCACCCGCCGGCGAGGCGTCCATGGCGTTGCCGAGGAGCACGCTCACCACCTGCTCCATCTTGTTGCGGTCGAGGCTCACGGGGGCGAGCGCAGGCGCGAGGGTCAGGTCGAGCCGGAGCCTCCGCTGCGTGAGCTGCGGTCGCGCCAGGTCCGCGCAGCGCTCGACCAGGTCGTTCACGCTCTCGGGCGTGCGCTCGAGCGTGACCGGGCTCGAGAAGCGGAGGAGGTCGCCGACCCAGCTCTCGAGGCGGTCGGTCGCGGTCACGATGTCGCGGAAGCTCGCGCGGCGCGGGTCCTCGGCCGGCAGGTCGAGCATCTCGGCCTGGGCGGTGGTGCGGATCGAGGCCAGCGGGTTCCGGATGTTGTGCGCCACGTAGGCCGCCATCTCGCCGACCATGGCGAAGCGCTCGGCCGCCAGCAAGCGGCGCTGGTTCTCGGCCAGCGAGGCGGCCATCGAGTTGATGGACCGGGCGAGGGCGCCGAACTCGTCGCGCCCGGCGACCGGCACGCGGTGCTCGAGGTCCCCGGTCGAGATCACGCCCGTCGCCCGGCCGATGGCCTGCAGGGGGCGTACGAGCCAGACGCGGATGGCCGCGAAGTAGGCCATCATGCCGGCCAGCACGAGGCCGACGATGGCGACCACGAGGCCGGTGGAGAGGCGTGTAACGAAACGGGCGTGGCCGTGGAGGGCGTTCATCTGGGCGCGATAAAATCTCTTCAGACGCCCGGCTGCATCCGGTACGGACGAGGGTGGGGCCGCACGCTCGCCTGCGCGCCGTCCCCCGCGACGTGAAGGCAACCCCAGCGCGCTGCCTAGTGACTCGATCAGGTCTGCCTCCTCCAGCGTCTGAGCATGGTGACGAAGTGCGAGGAAGGACCGGACTGTGCGTGAATGAATGGGTTGCCTTGCGGTTGCTTCGCCGGGGGCCCGGGGCACGGGCACTTCGAGGGTGCGCTCCAGGCGCAAGTTCTGCTCTTGGATCACGGTGAGGTCGTCGGCGAGGAGCTGCCAGCTCTGGACCGCCCAGAAGGTGCCCACTGCGGTGAGGAACGCCACCTGCATGGCGCCCAGGAACATCAGTGTGAGCTTGGAACGCAGTGTCATCGGCCGAAGCGCCGTGCGCCGAGCACGTGGTCGCTACTGCATCGTATTCCAAGCACGACGGTGAGCTTCGCGAGATCTGCCATCATGCGAGTTCGCCGAACTCGGCAATCGGGTTGCAGACTGCGTCATGCACGGCTCGCGCGAGTGTCTCGCCGTCACTGAAATCTCTCGACTCGACATCCCTCCCGATGTGAACCGCCACGGCAAGTGGCGGCATCGTCAGCACGCGGGCCAGAAGATGGTGTGGCAACGTGATGTCATCCGTCCAGTAGGCTCGTCGCTGGCTGTACCGTATCGTGACCGGTACGATGGCAGTCTCGAGGCGGCATGCCAGATCGAAGAAGCCAGGATGAAACGGCCCGGGGAAGCGCTCTCTCGTCGTCGTGCCTTCCGGAAAGACCACGACGCTCAGCTTGCCTACGTGACGCATCAATCGTCGAGCAGCGTGTGCGCGTGCGTATGGGTCCGCGCGGTTGACGAAGACGGTCCCGACAGCCTTCGCCGCAGCACCGACCAACGGCCATGTCGCAACGTCGGCGCGGCTCATGAAGCTGGTTCCCAAGACGCCCGAGAGGACGGGAATATCCAGATAGCTGCGATGGTTCGAGACGTAGATTCGCGGGGTGGTGGACGGCGCCCCATGCACGCGAACGTCGAGGCAGAGCCATCGCCAGCTACGACGGCTCCACTGCTGGAGGACGCGGACGGCGCGCTGGGCCGATCGCCCGCGCAATAGCGCCGACAGGTGATAGAGCCAGAGCTCGCATGTTGCGCTCGTCACGAGAACGCCGGCGGACAGATACGGTGCCGCAGCGCGGCCGAGCGGCCCCAGGCCGTGCAAGGGCGCGGAAGGGTGCGAGGGGTTGCGAGGCGGATCGTCACCCTCGAGCGGCGCAGGATCAGGCGCCGCTGGCATGGTCGAAGGCCGGGAAGCGAACGAGCGCGGTGCCTATCAGCGCTGGAATGAAGAGTAGGGGGCACACGAGCATGACCGGGGAGATCGGGCGTTGCAGGAGCGGGTAGGTGACCAGAATCGCGATCGGCAAGCACGAGCCGAGAGCGGCTCCGAGAACGAGCAGGAGCGGTGCGGCTGGCCGAACACCGTTGATGAGGGCGAGCACGACGGACCCAACGCCCAGCAGGACCGCGTTGGCCGTGAAGAAGTACACCGTGTACAGCAGTGGGAGGAAGAGCGAAGTCTGAGAAGACAGCGAGGAGAGCGCCGTCCCGAGACCCGCGCACGGTAGATACAGCGCAGCGTAGGGGAGCACCCCATGGCGCAGGAGGCCGCTGGAGCTGGGGTAGGTGAGAGCAAACAGAGTGATGGAGGGTGGCAGCGCCGACAGACTCAGGAAGAAGAGAGGGCTGAACGTGTAGGGGGAGTACTGGTCGGGTCCCGTGATGAGGGCGAGGCCCAAGCTGAGGCACATTGCGAACAGGGCGCGCGCTTCGGGAGCGCCAGGGCGGCGCACGAGGGTCACGGCCCCTCCGCATACCATCACGAGACCGACCCCGAGCAGGGGCGCGAAGAGATCGAGGAAATCCGCCATGCGGAAGGCGCGCACCTCGAGAGCCAGCCGAAAGATATCGCTTCCCCCGCGGAACGTGTACGTGATCGGCCTGCCGACGTCAGCGGCGCTCACATAGGCGTTGATCTCGCGCCCCCCGCTGACAGGGTGGCCGTCGACTGCGATCACCCGCGTCCATTGTGCGCGCCGACGCTCCGGAGGTATCCAGTCGCTGCGTCCGATCGACACGACGATGCCGTTCTCCAGTACGAGGAATCCCGGGAAGGGTCGATTGATCCAGGCGAGCGCATTCGCGAGACACAAGCCGAAGATCGCCAGTGCGACCAGCACCGTGACGGCAAGCCAGGGCTCGCGTCTCATGGCCGGGCGCAACTGGGAGCACCTGGCCCGCCGCAGGCAGGGCTGGAACGCCGATGCCACGCCGTTGCCGGTGGCTCCTCGGCAATCGCGATGAGCCCGCCGTCGAGCCCGCAGGGCCACGCAAGATTGGTGCTGGTGGGAGCCACGCTCGCCGGCGCTCTCACCGGGCTGGCGGTCGCGCCGGGCGGTGTCGGACCACTCGCGTGGGTCGCGCTGGTCCCACTGCTCGCGGTCCTCCGTGCTGCGACACGCCGGCTCGCGATGGTCGGCGCCATCGTGTACGCGACCGTGGGTGGTCTCGTTGGAGTGTCGCCCTGGCTCTCTCGTGCGACTGCGGCGTACTTTGCCCTCAGCGCGTGGCGCGCGGTGGCATACATACTCCCGTCGGTTGCAGCCGTGTCGGCTGCCCATGGAGCCCTTCTCGGCGCGCTGCTCCTGGCGCGCCCGCGCGGACTCGGAGCGTGGGCTGTCCTCTGGTACGGTGCCACGTGGGCGTGCTGGGAGGCGGTGCGCACGTTCGTCTTTCCCTACTACCCCGCCGCCGTTCTCGGGCTCTCGCAGTGGGATGCTCTGCCCATCCTGCAGATAGCGAGCGCTTGCGGCATCGCCGGCGTGACATTCGTGATCGTGACCGCGAACGCCGGTCTGGCCGCGCTCGTCGAGCACTCTACCGTAAACCTCGGCAGCCGTGCGAGGGCGGCGGCCACGAGCGTCGTGCTGGCCATCGCCGCGCTCGGCTGGGGATACTTGAGGCTAAGCGCTGCAGGCACCGAGGGGCAGCCCGCGGGCGCCGCGATCGTGGCGGTCGACATCGGCGCCATGCAGCCCGCCCCGAGTGCGCTCGACCAGTACCTCGCCGCCTCCTCGACCCGGGCAACCGCCAGACCCGCCCTGATCATCTGGCCCGAAAGCGCTCTCACGACCGACATCGAGCACGATCGAGTCGCCTGGGCGAAGCTGAGCGGGTTCGTCGCGTCGACGGGGACGCCGCTTCTTGCCGGGGGGCCTGGCGCCCGCCGTACGTCCGGGCGACTCGCACGATTCAACTCGGCGCACCTGCTC belongs to Deltaproteobacteria bacterium and includes:
- a CDS encoding LLM class flavin-dependent oxidoreductase; protein product: MTMIGLRYDLRAPSFGSVTHAELYAACLDQCAWADRHGLDFVVLSEHHGVEDGYLPAPITLAAAIAGRTKSIRINIAAVLVPLHDPVRLAEQLAVLDLGSGSRVGLIAGLGYRHEEFAMAGVDRAERGRLLEEYVAVLRQAWTGEPFTWRGRTIRVTPKPASPPMILIGGSTEKAARRAARLGCGFFPAIGDPHLAEVYQAECRRLRFDGGFVHLPSGPGFVHVSDDPERDWGRIAPHALYDAQTYASWQTPGQRSSVHVEAKSADELRRSGVYRVVTPEECVALARETGQVLLHPLMGGLPPALAWEGLERFAAKVLPRLRGV
- a CDS encoding aldehyde dehydrogenase family protein encodes the protein METTFSHLIDGELVAGRQHFDVMNPATGAPFARCPDATREDLERAMAAAARAFAGDWSRDEALRRRTLVHMSEALGAEAEQLGRLVCMEQGKPLAQAVGEVKGAAQILRLYADEPIPRDVLREDEKARVTLVRKPLGPVAAITPWNYPVATLVMKLGPALLTGNTVVAKPSPFTPLSSLALGAALRAAVPKGVVNVLGGSDEVGAWMTAHPAVRKISFTGSVPTGKKIMRAAADDLKRVTLELGGNDPAIVLPDVDPARVAPKLFWGAFTNSGQVCVAIKRLYVHEDVYRPLLGALAELATQVKMGDGLEPDTQLGPINNRPQFNRVQELVEDARRAGGTVVVGGAPLPRPGYFYPPTIVTDVGEGVRLVDEEQFGTALPVIPWRDLDDALAQANHTHYGLGGSVWSADVARGEEIAARLECGTAWVNQHMSMSARVPFGGVKWSGLGRENGRWGIEEFCELQVVNAAKA
- a CDS encoding DUF1990 domain-containing protein — protein: MFRLARPSAVELRRWLAALESLPAPGPPEPGGVVDRNRIVLGRGAEAFRRAREALGRWEMFRLGWVEVHPPGAPILVGTTVVVLAHAFALWSANPCRIVALVEEGGPIERAGFVYRTLPGHAVQGEERFAVAWDHGDDAVAYEVVAQSRPAHPLVRAALPLARLVQRRFARDSQRAMARAVLEPAAAP
- a CDS encoding LLM class flavin-dependent oxidoreductase; translated protein: MSPSGSTPGRPFPRTRDRPTLAAVRFGTYHVFQCPPGQEAARVVAGELERAEFAEALGFDEVWVPEQHFSPYCLAGDALLLAGHLAARTRRVRIGTAVVNLTFTHPLRFAERVALLDHATGGRVDVGVGRGYQFPQYGVFGVPIDETRAIFDEALDVVLRAWAGEEFTYTGRYFTIPNVRIWPAPLRPPGEVLLHAVNSPESLARAIARGLPALMARPLSPFAEQVEEFARYRAALAAAGVDAAPVLARATVLKYAFLAPTRAEARTLAREALEWDLAILQHLTTPTTTEMPRGYELYERRGGRLPEYAYDGWLEHVLLFDDPDGCAEKIARLRDAGIERLLLWMGPGGVRHDLLVRSMRLFAEAVMPHFR
- a CDS encoding HAMP domain-containing protein, with product MTLRSKLTLMFLGAMQVAFLTAVGTFWAVQSWQLLADDLTVIQEQNLRLERTLEVPVPRAPGEATARQPIHSRTVRSFLALRHHAQTLEEADLIESLGSALGLPSRRGGRRAGERAAPPSSVPDAAGRLKRFYRAQMNALHGHARFVTRLSTGLVVAIVGLVLAGMMAYFAAIRVWLVRPLQAIGRATGVISTGDLEHRVPVAGRDEFGALARSINSMAASLAENQRRLLAAERFAMVGEMAAYVAHNIRNPLASIRTTAQAEMLDLPAEDPRRASFRDIVTATDRLESWVGDLLRFSSPVTLERTPESVNDLVERCADLARPQLTQRRLRLDLTLAPALAPVSLDRNKMEQVVSVLLGNAMDASPAGATIRIISLVRRPDHAPLACIRVEDEGKGIPQERLGKLFTLFATGKKSGTGLGLALAQKIVTAHDGAITVTSNEGAGTAVEISLPVAEGSTRACRPS
- a CDS encoding 1-acyl-sn-glycerol-3-phosphate acyltransferase — translated: MPAAPDPAPLEGDDPPRNPSHPSAPLHGLGPLGRAAAPYLSAGVLVTSATCELWLYHLSALLRGRSAQRAVRVLQQWSRRSWRWLCLDVRVHGAPSTTPRIYVSNHRSYLDIPVLSGVLGTSFMSRADVATWPLVGAAAKAVGTVFVNRADPYARAHAARRLMRHVGKLSVVVFPEGTTTRERFPGPFHPGFFDLACRLETAIVPVTIRYSQRRAYWTDDITLPHHLLARVLTMPPLAVAVHIGRDVESRDFSDGETLARAVHDAVCNPIAEFGELA